The proteins below come from a single Streptomyces spongiicola genomic window:
- a CDS encoding tetratricopeptide repeat protein gives MTRTARSGWRLGAGVVGLAFALTAAGAVLGGPDEVPATPAAAGALVLGADPGHGVRALQARLKAQPEDAGAWAALGTAYVEEARGGGDPSRYPQAAEAFARSLRLRPDGNADALAGRAALAAARHDFPAALRDADRALAVNPYSEHGLAVRIDALVELGRYPAALDAARRADARRPGIPVFTRLAYVRELRGDTEEARRVLELARNSASSRADIAYTATALGRLAWSQGDYDEALRQCGQALKAEPDHLEARECRARALTGKGQLAAAVAEFEEIVDRSPLPGRLVALGELYEASGSPGPARRQYEVLGTWAGLARAGGVNPDLDTALAAADHGDRAEALRAARAEWQRRRTVHTEDALAWALHRAGRSEEALPHARAATATGYRDASFLYHRGMIERAAGERAAARSSLSRALALNPAFSPLGAREARRALDGLEAT, from the coding sequence ATGACGCGGACCGCACGGTCCGGATGGCGCCTGGGAGCCGGTGTCGTGGGACTCGCGTTCGCGCTCACCGCCGCGGGAGCGGTGCTGGGCGGCCCGGACGAGGTGCCCGCGACTCCGGCCGCCGCGGGGGCGCTGGTCCTCGGTGCGGATCCCGGGCACGGGGTGCGCGCCCTCCAGGCCCGGCTGAAGGCGCAGCCCGAGGACGCGGGCGCCTGGGCGGCGCTCGGCACGGCGTACGTCGAGGAGGCCCGGGGCGGCGGCGATCCGTCGCGGTACCCGCAGGCCGCCGAGGCGTTCGCCCGGTCGCTGCGGCTGCGGCCCGACGGCAACGCCGACGCGCTCGCCGGCCGGGCAGCCCTGGCGGCGGCACGGCACGACTTCCCCGCGGCGCTCCGGGACGCCGACCGGGCGCTGGCGGTCAACCCGTACAGCGAGCACGGTCTCGCCGTACGGATCGACGCACTCGTCGAACTCGGCCGCTACCCGGCGGCGTTGGACGCGGCGCGCCGGGCGGACGCCCGCCGCCCGGGCATTCCGGTGTTCACCCGGCTCGCCTACGTAAGGGAACTGCGCGGGGACACCGAGGAGGCCCGGCGGGTGCTGGAGCTGGCGCGGAACTCGGCGAGCAGCCGGGCCGACATCGCCTACACGGCGACGGCCCTCGGCCGGCTCGCCTGGTCCCAGGGCGACTACGACGAGGCGCTGCGGCAGTGCGGCCAGGCTCTGAAGGCCGAACCGGACCATCTGGAGGCCCGCGAGTGCCGCGCCCGGGCCCTCACCGGAAAGGGGCAGCTCGCCGCCGCCGTCGCGGAGTTCGAGGAGATCGTCGACCGGTCCCCGCTGCCGGGGCGGCTGGTCGCGCTCGGCGAACTCTACGAGGCGAGCGGCAGCCCCGGGCCCGCCCGCCGGCAGTACGAGGTGCTCGGCACCTGGGCCGGCCTCGCCCGGGCGGGCGGGGTGAACCCGGATCTGGACACGGCCCTCGCCGCCGCCGACCACGGCGACCGCGCCGAGGCCCTGCGGGCGGCCCGAGCCGAATGGCAGCGCCGCCGCACCGTGCACACCGAGGACGCCCTCGCCTGGGCGCTGCATCGCGCGGGACGCTCCGAGGAGGCCCTGCCCCATGCGCGGGCGGCGACCGCGACGGGCTACCGGGACGCGTCCTTCCTCTACCACCGCGGCATGATCGAACGCGCCGCGGGCGAGCGGGCCGCCGCGCGTTCCTCGCTGTCCCGCGCCCTGGCACTCAATCCCGCCTTCTCCCCCCTCGGCGCACGCGAGGCGCGCCGCGCGCTCGACGGTCTGGAGGCGACGTGA
- a CDS encoding CobD/CbiB family cobalamin biosynthesis protein: MRNGGAPPVAWREDRAGPRKCAVPGPNGRVPFAPGTAHRGTGQATRVVPLPSLGEQQPCLVLGEDTARGAQSADAVVGGTSLGREARAVAGSLAAGDLGAARERLPHLCGRDSQALDGPGIARAVVESVAENTSDAVVGALVWGAIGGVPGLLGFRAVNTLDAMVGHRSPRYRRYGWASARLDDLAGWPGARLTAALATVAGGDPRGAARAWRRDAAKHPSPNAGPVEAAFAGALGVRLGGTLSYGGRVEHRPVLNGDGGRAVRTADIERAVRLSARVGVLALAVCAGGRLAAGALRRRRA, translated from the coding sequence GTGCGGAACGGAGGCGCACCGCCGGTGGCGTGGCGGGAAGACCGTGCCGGACCACGGAAGTGCGCCGTCCCGGGACCGAACGGCCGGGTGCCGTTCGCCCCCGGGACGGCGCATCGCGGGACGGGTCAGGCGACCAGGGTGGTGCCGCTGCCCTCCCTGGGAGAACAGCAGCCGTGCCTCGTCCTCGGCGAAGACACAGCCCGCGGCGCGCAGTCTGCCGACGCCGTCGTCGGCGGCACCTCGCTGGGCCGGGAGGCCCGCGCGGTCGCCGGGTCGCTGGCGGCCGGGGACCTCGGCGCCGCCAGGGAGCGGCTGCCGCACCTCTGCGGGCGCGACTCGCAGGCGCTGGACGGTCCCGGCATCGCCCGCGCCGTCGTCGAGTCCGTCGCCGAGAACACCTCGGACGCCGTCGTGGGCGCCCTCGTCTGGGGCGCGATCGGCGGGGTTCCGGGCCTGCTCGGGTTCCGCGCCGTCAACACCCTGGACGCGATGGTCGGTCACCGTTCCCCCCGCTACCGGCGGTACGGCTGGGCCTCGGCCCGGCTGGACGACCTCGCGGGCTGGCCCGGGGCCCGGCTCACCGCGGCGCTGGCGACCGTCGCGGGCGGCGACCCGCGCGGCGCGGCCCGCGCCTGGCGCCGGGACGCCGCGAAGCACCCGAGCCCCAACGCGGGTCCCGTGGAGGCCGCGTTCGCCGGGGCCCTCGGCGTACGGCTCGGCGGGACGCTGTCGTACGGCGGACGGGTCGAGCACCGGCCGGTACTCAACGGCGACGGCGGACGGGCCGTCCGGACCGCCGACATCGAGCGGGCGGTGCGGCTCTCGGCGCGCGTGGGGGTGCTGGCGCTCGCGGTGTGCGCGGGCGGGCGCCTCGCGGCCGGGGCGCTGCGGCGGAGGCGCGCATGA
- a CDS encoding cobyric acid synthase: MSGGGLLVAGTTSDAGKSVVTAGICRWLVRRGVKVAPFKGQNMSLNSFVTREGAEIGRAQAMQAQAARVEPTALMNPVLLKPGGDRSSQVVLLGRPVGELSARGFFGRPGPPAGPERGAQAAGSLPGGTGGTPVGMLRGGRREALLEPVLACLEELRGTHDVVICEGAGSPAEINLRRTDIVNMGIARAARLPVLVVGDIDRGGVFAQFFGTTALLAPGDQELVAGYLVNKFRGDVSLLGPGLEMLRGLTGRRTYGVLPYAHGLGIDEEDGLRVSLRGTVRESAVAPPVGEDVLRVAVCAVPLMSNFTDVDALAAEPGVIVRFVDRPEELADADLVVVPGTRGTVRALEWLRERGLAGALARRAAEGRPVLGICGGFQVLGEHIDDEVESRTGAVPGLGLLPVRVRFAAEKTLARPSGEALGQPVEGYEIHHGVAEVLGGEPFLDGCRVGEVWGTHWHGSLESDGFRRAFLRAVAAAAGRGFAPAPDTSFAELREAQLDRLGDLVEEHADTDALLRLIEGGAPPGLPFIPPGAPDLPAATAVPTATPVPTGTTGTPGTTMPTATTGTAVPTTTAASTATATAAGTPGAAQ, from the coding sequence ATGAGCGGGGGCGGACTGCTGGTCGCCGGCACCACCTCGGACGCCGGCAAGAGCGTCGTGACGGCGGGGATCTGCCGCTGGCTGGTGCGCCGGGGCGTGAAGGTCGCCCCCTTCAAGGGGCAGAACATGTCCCTCAACTCCTTCGTCACCCGTGAGGGCGCCGAGATCGGCCGGGCGCAGGCCATGCAGGCGCAGGCCGCCCGGGTGGAGCCGACGGCGCTGATGAACCCGGTGCTGCTGAAACCCGGCGGGGACCGCTCCAGCCAGGTCGTGCTGCTGGGCCGGCCGGTGGGCGAACTGAGCGCGCGCGGGTTCTTCGGGAGGCCGGGGCCCCCGGCGGGGCCGGAACGGGGCGCGCAGGCCGCCGGAAGCCTGCCGGGAGGGACCGGGGGCACCCCTGTGGGGATGCTGCGCGGAGGGCGCCGGGAGGCGCTGCTCGAACCGGTGCTGGCCTGCCTGGAGGAGCTCCGCGGCACCCATGACGTGGTGATCTGCGAGGGCGCCGGCAGTCCCGCGGAGATCAATCTGCGGCGCACGGACATCGTCAACATGGGCATCGCCCGCGCCGCGCGGCTCCCCGTGCTGGTCGTGGGCGACATCGACCGGGGCGGGGTGTTCGCCCAGTTCTTCGGTACGACGGCACTGCTGGCCCCCGGTGACCAGGAGCTGGTCGCCGGCTATCTCGTCAACAAGTTCCGCGGCGACGTCTCGCTGCTGGGGCCGGGGCTGGAGATGCTGCGCGGGCTGACCGGGCGGCGGACGTACGGCGTGCTTCCGTACGCGCACGGGCTCGGCATCGACGAGGAGGACGGGCTGCGGGTCTCCCTGCGCGGCACCGTGCGCGAGTCGGCGGTGGCGCCGCCGGTCGGCGAGGACGTGCTGCGCGTGGCCGTCTGCGCCGTGCCGCTGATGTCCAACTTCACCGACGTGGACGCGCTGGCGGCCGAGCCGGGCGTGATCGTGCGCTTCGTCGACCGCCCCGAGGAGCTGGCCGACGCCGACCTGGTGGTCGTGCCGGGCACGCGGGGCACGGTGCGCGCGCTGGAGTGGCTGCGCGAGCGGGGCCTCGCGGGCGCCCTCGCCCGGCGGGCGGCCGAGGGCCGGCCCGTGCTCGGCATCTGCGGCGGCTTCCAGGTGCTCGGCGAGCACATCGACGACGAGGTCGAGTCGCGGACCGGAGCCGTGCCGGGGCTCGGGCTGCTCCCGGTCCGGGTGCGGTTCGCCGCGGAGAAGACCCTCGCCCGCCCGTCGGGCGAGGCACTGGGGCAGCCCGTCGAGGGGTACGAGATCCACCACGGCGTCGCCGAGGTGCTCGGCGGCGAGCCCTTCCTCGACGGCTGCCGGGTCGGCGAGGTGTGGGGCACCCACTGGCACGGGTCGCTGGAGAGCGACGGGTTCCGCCGGGCGTTCCTGCGGGCCGTCGCCGCGGCGGCGGGCCGCGGGTTCGCCCCCGCCCCTGACACGTCCTTCGCCGAGCTGCGCGAGGCCCAGCTCGACCGGCTCGGCGACCTCGTCGAGGAGCATGCGGACACCGACGCGCTGCTCCGCCTCATCGAGGGCGGCGCGCCCCCGGGCCTGCCGTTCATCCCGCCGGGGGCGCCCGACCTCCCCGCTGCGACCGCCGTGCCCACCGCGACCCCCGTGCCCACCGGGACCACCGGGACCCCTGGGACCACCATGCCCACCGCGACCACCGGGACCGCTGTGCCCACCACAACCGCAGCGTCGACCGCGACCGCGACCGCCGCCGGAACCCCAGGAGCCGCACAGTGA
- a CDS encoding putative cobaltochelatase, with protein sequence MDDLRLALLLNAVSPAVGGVLVRGEKGTAKSTAVRALAALMPDVDVVAGCRFSCAPAAPDPRCPDGPHEATPGTARPARIVELPVGASEDRLVGALDIERALADGVKAFEPGLLADAHRGVLYVDEVNLLHDHLVDLLLDAAAMGASHVEREGVSVRHAARFLLVGTMNPEEGELRPQLLDRFGLTVEVAASREPEQRVEVVRRRLAYDDDPSAFAARWAAEEAALRERIVAARATLPRVGLGDAALRQIAATCAAFEVDGMRADIVMARTAAALAAWAGRTEVREEDVRQAALLALPHRRRRNPFDAPGLDEDKLDETLERFGGDGRPDTDSGPGTDADPDPDTDPPPDGGPGGPGGNDVPPQGRGPDSAASAGQPEPSSPSSPTEPPAGQPEPSGTPAASAAERAAERAGEPFRTRTLSVPGLGEGAAGRRSRARTEHGRTTGAHRPRGALTALHLSATVRAAAPHQHARGRRGPGLVVRRDDLRQAAREGREGNLVLFVVDASGSMAARRRMGSVKGAVLSLLLDAYQRRDKVGLVTFRGDAAELALPPTSSVDAAAARLGELPTGGRTPLAAGLLKARDVLRVERLRDPSRRPLLVVVTDGRATGAGGGDALALAGRAARLHAAEGTAAVVVDCETGPVRLGLAGDLARDLGGTAVTLDELRADSIAGLVRDVRAAADTRTATATGTRTATGTGTGSTVRDRRAA encoded by the coding sequence ATGGACGACCTGCGGCTCGCCCTGCTGCTGAACGCCGTCAGCCCGGCCGTCGGCGGTGTGCTGGTGCGCGGGGAGAAGGGCACCGCCAAGTCGACGGCGGTGCGGGCCCTCGCCGCGCTGATGCCGGACGTCGACGTGGTCGCGGGCTGCCGGTTCTCCTGCGCGCCCGCGGCGCCCGACCCGCGATGCCCGGACGGTCCCCACGAGGCCACCCCGGGCACGGCACGCCCGGCCCGGATCGTCGAGCTTCCCGTCGGCGCCTCGGAGGACCGTCTCGTCGGAGCGCTCGACATCGAACGGGCCCTGGCGGACGGGGTGAAGGCGTTCGAGCCGGGTCTGCTCGCCGACGCCCACCGGGGCGTGCTCTACGTCGACGAGGTCAATCTGCTCCACGACCACCTCGTCGACCTGCTGCTGGACGCGGCCGCGATGGGTGCCTCCCATGTGGAGCGCGAGGGCGTGTCCGTACGGCATGCCGCCCGTTTCCTGCTGGTCGGCACCATGAACCCCGAAGAGGGCGAGCTGCGGCCGCAGTTGCTGGACCGCTTCGGGCTGACGGTGGAGGTCGCCGCCTCCCGGGAGCCGGAGCAGCGGGTGGAGGTCGTGCGGCGCAGGCTCGCCTACGACGACGACCCCTCGGCCTTCGCCGCCCGCTGGGCGGCGGAGGAGGCCGCGCTGCGCGAACGCATCGTGGCCGCGCGGGCGACGCTGCCCCGGGTGGGGCTCGGGGACGCGGCGCTCCGGCAGATCGCCGCCACCTGCGCCGCGTTCGAGGTGGACGGCATGCGCGCCGACATCGTGATGGCCCGCACCGCGGCGGCGCTGGCCGCCTGGGCGGGCCGTACCGAGGTACGCGAGGAGGACGTGCGGCAGGCCGCGCTCCTCGCCCTCCCCCACCGGCGCCGGCGCAATCCGTTCGACGCGCCCGGCCTCGACGAGGACAAGCTCGACGAGACGCTGGAGCGGTTCGGCGGGGACGGCCGACCGGACACGGATTCCGGCCCCGGCACCGACGCCGATCCGGACCCCGACACGGACCCGCCTCCGGACGGCGGCCCCGGCGGCCCCGGCGGCAATGACGTCCCGCCCCAGGGCCGGGGGCCGGACTCCGCCGCCTCCGCCGGACAGCCCGAGCCGTCCAGCCCGTCCAGCCCGACCGAGCCGCCCGCCGGGCAGCCGGAGCCCTCCGGAACGCCCGCCGCGAGCGCGGCCGAACGGGCCGCCGAACGGGCCGGGGAGCCGTTCCGCACCAGGACCCTCAGCGTGCCCGGTCTCGGCGAGGGCGCCGCCGGACGCCGCTCCCGGGCCCGTACCGAGCACGGCAGGACCACCGGAGCGCACCGGCCGCGGGGGGCGCTGACCGCGTTGCACCTGTCGGCGACCGTGCGGGCGGCGGCTCCGCACCAGCACGCCCGCGGCCGGCGCGGACCGGGCCTCGTGGTGCGCCGGGACGATCTGCGGCAGGCTGCCCGCGAGGGCCGCGAGGGCAATCTCGTACTCTTCGTCGTCGACGCCTCCGGCTCCATGGCGGCGCGCAGGCGTATGGGCTCCGTGAAGGGCGCGGTGCTGTCGCTGCTCCTGGACGCCTACCAGCGCCGTGACAAGGTCGGCCTGGTCACCTTCCGGGGCGACGCGGCGGAGCTGGCGCTGCCGCCGACCTCGTCCGTGGACGCCGCCGCGGCACGGCTCGGGGAGCTGCCGACCGGTGGCCGGACCCCGCTGGCCGCCGGTCTGCTGAAGGCCCGCGACGTGCTGCGGGTGGAGCGGCTGCGCGACCCGTCGCGGCGGCCGCTCCTGGTGGTCGTGACCGACGGCCGCGCGACCGGGGCGGGCGGCGGCGACGCCCTCGCGCTCGCCGGGCGCGCCGCGCGGCTGCACGCCGCCGAGGGCACGGCCGCGGTGGTCGTGGACTGCGAGACGGGCCCGGTGCGGCTCGGCCTCGCCGGAGATCTCGCCCGTGACCTCGGCGGCACCGCCGTCACCCTGGACGAGCTGCGCGCCGACAGCATCGCGGGGCTCGTCCGGGACGTGCGGGCGGCGGCGGACACGAGAACGGCGACGGCGACCGGAACGAGAACGGCGACCGGAACGGGAACGGGCAGCACGGTCCGCGACAGGAGGGCAGCGTAG
- the cobO gene encoding cob(I)yrinic acid a,c-diamide adenosyltransferase, producing MPQGKPDVVPDDGLTTRQRRNRPLVMVHTGIGKGKSTAAFGMALRAWNQGWPVGVFQFVKSAKWRVGEENALRVLGASGEGGTVHWHKMGEGWSWIQRPPAEGEQSHEDRAREGWEQVKRDLAAETYRFYVLDEFAYLLHWGWIDTAEVVEVLRDRPGTQHVVITGRNAPAELVGFADLVTDMSKVRHPMDAGQKGQRGIEW from the coding sequence GTGCCGCAGGGAAAGCCGGACGTCGTGCCGGACGACGGTCTCACCACCCGCCAGCGCCGCAACCGGCCGCTGGTGATGGTGCACACGGGCATCGGCAAGGGGAAGTCCACCGCCGCCTTCGGGATGGCGCTGCGCGCCTGGAACCAGGGGTGGCCCGTCGGGGTGTTCCAGTTCGTCAAGTCGGCGAAGTGGCGGGTCGGCGAGGAGAACGCGCTCAGGGTCCTCGGCGCGAGCGGCGAGGGCGGCACCGTCCACTGGCACAAGATGGGCGAGGGCTGGTCCTGGATCCAGCGCCCTCCGGCCGAGGGCGAGCAGTCCCACGAGGACAGGGCGCGCGAGGGCTGGGAGCAGGTCAAGCGGGATCTGGCCGCCGAGACGTACCGGTTCTACGTGCTCGACGAGTTCGCCTATCTGCTCCACTGGGGCTGGATCGACACGGCCGAGGTCGTCGAGGTGCTGCGCGACCGGCCCGGGACCCAGCACGTCGTCATCACCGGCCGCAACGCCCCCGCGGAACTCGTCGGGTTCGCCGACCTCGTGACCGACATGTCCAAGGTCAGGCATCCGATGGACGCGGGCCAGAAGGGTCAGCGGGGCATCGAGTGGTGA
- a CDS encoding cobyrinate a,c-diamide synthase, producing the protein MVARLVVAAPASGSGKTTVATGLMAAFTAAGLAVSPHKVGPDYIDPGYHALATGRPGRNLDAYMCGTELIAPLFAHGARGCDLAVVEGVMGLYDGAAGAGELASTAQVAKLLRAPVVLVVDASSQSRSVAALVHGFASWDPEVRLGGVILNKVATDRHEALLRDALEESGVPVLGVLRRAPGVATPSRHLGLVPVAERRTEAVGAVAAQAGQVRAGCDLQALLALAHSAPPLAGDPWDPAAALGSPAAGAPYRRPAEAPGKRPAGPGERRPAGPGDLGRAAESGDLRAAGSGALRAVGADALRAVGSDGRRPVVAVAGGAAFTFSYAEHAELLRAAGADVVAFDPLRDEELPDGTAGLVIGGGFPEVYAPELSANSRLRKTVAELARAGAPVAAECAGLLYLARSLDGKPMCGVLDADARMTERLTLGYRDAVAVGDSVLAPAGTRMRGHEFHRTVTEPGAGAAPAWGLRQPEPRVEGFVQDGVHASYVHTHWAGAPGAARRFTEGCAAWDARG; encoded by the coding sequence GTGGTAGCGCGTCTCGTCGTCGCCGCACCGGCGTCCGGCAGCGGCAAGACCACCGTCGCGACGGGGCTGATGGCGGCCTTCACGGCCGCCGGTCTCGCCGTGTCGCCGCACAAGGTGGGGCCCGACTACATCGATCCCGGGTACCACGCGCTCGCCACCGGGCGCCCGGGCCGCAACCTCGACGCGTACATGTGCGGCACGGAGCTGATCGCCCCGCTGTTCGCGCACGGCGCGCGCGGGTGCGACCTGGCGGTCGTCGAGGGAGTGATGGGGCTGTACGACGGGGCGGCCGGGGCCGGTGAACTGGCCTCCACCGCCCAGGTCGCCAAGCTGCTGCGGGCGCCGGTGGTGCTGGTCGTCGACGCCTCGTCGCAGTCCCGGTCGGTCGCGGCCCTGGTGCACGGATTCGCGTCCTGGGACCCGGAGGTGCGGCTCGGCGGGGTGATCCTCAACAAGGTCGCCACCGACCGCCACGAGGCCCTGCTGCGCGACGCCCTGGAGGAGTCCGGGGTGCCGGTGCTGGGGGTGCTGCGCCGTGCTCCCGGGGTGGCGACACCGTCGCGGCATCTGGGGCTGGTGCCGGTCGCCGAGCGGCGGACGGAGGCGGTCGGCGCGGTCGCCGCGCAGGCCGGTCAGGTGCGGGCGGGCTGCGACCTCCAGGCGCTGCTGGCCCTGGCGCACAGCGCGCCGCCCCTCGCCGGGGACCCCTGGGACCCCGCGGCGGCACTGGGCTCCCCCGCCGCCGGAGCCCCGTACCGGCGGCCTGCCGAGGCCCCGGGCAAGAGGCCCGCCGGGCCCGGTGAGCGGCGGCCCGCCGGGCCCGGCGACCTGGGAAGAGCAGCCGAGTCCGGCGACCTGAGAGCAGCCGGGTCCGGTGCTCTGAGGGCGGTCGGGGCCGATGCTCTGAGGGCGGTCGGGTCCGATGGCCGGCGGCCCGTCGTCGCCGTGGCCGGGGGCGCCGCGTTCACGTTCTCGTACGCCGAGCACGCCGAGCTGCTGAGGGCCGCGGGTGCGGACGTGGTCGCCTTCGACCCGCTCCGCGACGAGGAACTGCCCGACGGCACGGCCGGCCTGGTCATCGGCGGCGGCTTCCCGGAGGTGTACGCCCCGGAGCTGTCCGCCAACTCCCGCCTCCGCAAGACGGTCGCCGAACTCGCCCGTGCGGGGGCACCCGTCGCCGCCGAGTGCGCCGGGCTGCTGTATCTCGCGCGCTCCCTCGACGGCAAACCCATGTGCGGGGTGCTGGACGCCGACGCCCGGATGACGGAGCGGCTGACGCTGGGCTACCGGGACGCCGTGGCGGTGGGCGACAGCGTCCTGGCCCCGGCCGGGACCCGGATGCGCGGCCACGAGTTCCACCGCACCGTGACGGAACCGGGCGCGGGAGCCGCGCCGGCCTGGGGGCTCCGGCAGCCGGAGCCCCGGGTCGAGGGCTTCGTACAGGACGGTGTGCACGCGAGCTATGTGCATACGCACTGGGCCGGCGCACCCGGCGCGGCCCGCCGGTTCACGGAGGGATGCGCGGCGTGGGACGCGCGGGGATAG
- the cobC gene encoding Rv2231c family pyridoxal phosphate-dependent protein CobC gives MNAGFHDLRHHGDAEVREGGLTDLAVNVRTGTPPVWLRERIAASLASLAAYPDGRAARAAVAARHGVPVQRVLLTAGAAEAFVLIARALRVYRPVVVHPQFTEPEAALRDAGYEVGRVVLRAEDGFRLDPAAVPESADLVVVGNPTNPTSVLHPAAELARLARPGRILVVDEAFMDAVPGEPETLAPRTDVPGLIVVRSLTKTWGLAGLRIGYVLAGPGTVARLGRAQPLWPVGTPALAAAEACMSPGALAEAARAAERIAADRAHLLAGLAEFDGVRAVPAAAGPFVLVRIDRADEVRGRLRALGFAARRGDTFPGLDRDWLRLAVRDRATTNRFLQGLDQALRFVAV, from the coding sequence GTGAACGCCGGCTTCCACGACCTGCGGCACCACGGTGACGCGGAGGTCCGCGAGGGCGGGCTGACCGATCTCGCGGTCAACGTCCGCACCGGCACCCCTCCGGTGTGGCTGCGGGAGCGCATCGCGGCGTCACTGGCGTCGCTCGCCGCCTACCCGGACGGCCGTGCGGCACGGGCGGCGGTCGCGGCGCGGCACGGGGTGCCGGTGCAGCGGGTGCTGTTGACCGCGGGCGCGGCGGAGGCCTTCGTGCTGATCGCGCGGGCCCTGCGGGTGTACCGCCCGGTGGTGGTGCACCCCCAGTTCACGGAGCCCGAGGCGGCGCTGCGGGACGCGGGGTACGAGGTGGGCCGCGTGGTGCTGCGCGCGGAGGACGGCTTCCGGCTGGACCCGGCGGCCGTGCCCGAGTCCGCGGACCTGGTCGTCGTCGGCAACCCCACCAACCCGACCTCGGTCCTCCATCCTGCCGCCGAGTTGGCCCGGCTCGCCCGGCCCGGGCGGATCCTGGTCGTCGACGAGGCGTTCATGGACGCGGTTCCCGGTGAACCGGAAACCCTCGCCCCGAGGACCGATGTGCCCGGACTGATCGTGGTTCGCAGCCTCACCAAGACATGGGGGCTCGCGGGGCTGCGGATCGGCTACGTCCTCGCCGGGCCGGGGACGGTCGCCCGGCTCGGGCGGGCCCAGCCGCTCTGGCCGGTGGGGACCCCCGCGCTCGCCGCGGCCGAGGCGTGCATGTCTCCGGGGGCGCTCGCGGAGGCCGCCCGCGCGGCGGAGCGGATCGCGGCGGACCGGGCCCATCTGCTGGCCGGTCTCGCGGAGTTCGACGGGGTACGGGCGGTGCCGGCGGCGGCGGGCCCGTTCGTCCTCGTCCGCATCGACCGCGCGGACGAGGTACGCGGACGGCTGCGGGCGCTCGGCTTCGCCGCCCGGCGCGGGGACACCTTCCCGGGGCTGGACCGCGACTGGCTGCGGCTCGCGGTCCGCGACCGGGCCACGACGAACCGCTTCCTCCAGGGCCTCGACCAGGCCCTGAGGTTCGTCGCGGTGTAG
- a CDS encoding amidohydrolase family protein produces MSDHAVLHVTGRVLVGPDDVRDELWVVGGRVTYRRPATGDVRTVRGWALPGLVDAHCHVGLDRHGAVDEATSEKQALTDRDAGTLLIRDAGSAADTRWIDDREDLPRIIRAGRHIARTRRYIRNYAHEIEPEDLVAYVAREARRGDGWVKLVGDWIDREVGDLAACWPRGAVEAAIAEAHRLGARVTAHCFAEDSLRDLVEAGIDCIEHATGLTEDLIPLFAERGVAIVPTLVNIATFPQLAAGGESKFPRWSDHMRRLHERRYDTVRSAWDAGIPVYVGTDAGGSLPHGLVAAEVAELVKAGLPAVDALSATTWRARDWLGRPGLEEGAPADLVVYESDPRADVRVLAAPSAVVMRGRVVG; encoded by the coding sequence ATGAGCGATCACGCGGTGCTGCACGTGACAGGGCGGGTGCTCGTCGGGCCGGACGACGTACGGGACGAGCTGTGGGTGGTCGGCGGGCGCGTCACCTACCGGCGCCCGGCCACCGGGGACGTCCGCACCGTCCGGGGCTGGGCGCTCCCCGGTCTGGTCGACGCGCACTGCCACGTCGGGCTCGACCGGCACGGCGCGGTGGACGAGGCGACCAGCGAGAAGCAGGCGCTGACCGACCGCGACGCGGGCACCCTGCTCATCCGCGACGCCGGATCCGCCGCCGACACCCGCTGGATCGACGACCGCGAGGACCTGCCGAGGATCATCCGTGCCGGGCGCCACATCGCGCGCACCCGCCGCTACATCCGCAACTACGCCCATGAGATCGAGCCCGAGGACCTCGTCGCCTACGTGGCCCGCGAGGCCCGGCGCGGCGACGGCTGGGTCAAGCTCGTCGGCGACTGGATCGACCGTGAGGTGGGCGACCTCGCCGCCTGCTGGCCGCGCGGCGCGGTCGAGGCCGCCATCGCCGAGGCGCACCGCCTCGGCGCCCGGGTCACCGCCCACTGCTTCGCCGAGGACTCGCTGCGCGACCTCGTCGAGGCGGGCATCGACTGCATCGAGCACGCCACCGGACTGACCGAGGACCTGATCCCGCTGTTCGCCGAGCGCGGTGTGGCCATCGTCCCGACGCTGGTCAACATCGCCACCTTCCCGCAGCTCGCGGCCGGTGGCGAGAGCAAGTTCCCCCGCTGGTCGGACCATATGCGACGGCTCCACGAACGCCGTTACGACACCGTCCGCTCGGCCTGGGACGCGGGCATCCCCGTCTACGTCGGCACCGACGCCGGCGGCTCTCTGCCGCACGGGCTCGTGGCCGCAGAGGTCGCCGAACTGGTCAAGGCCGGGCTCCCGGCGGTGGACGCGCTCTCCGCGACCACCTGGCGCGCGCGGGACTGGCTGGGGCGGCCGGGCCTGGAGGAGGGAGCCCCGGCGGATCTGGTCGTGTACGAGAGCGACCCGAGGGCGGACGTACGGGTGCTGGCGGCGCCGAGCGCGGTGGTCATGCGGGGGCGCGTCGTCGGCTGA